One part of the Funiculus sociatus GB2-C1 genome encodes these proteins:
- a CDS encoding HEAT repeat domain-containing protein has product MHDWHYFFHHSHNLEEGTYRIFEPQWKAEILHWFGREDVAKEQKEEFIKALVDFDDRCGDFYRYRAYFLAADAIAHFKECSLGDAIVGQLLKWSYVYFNQDKQDWKKFPDRLAEAARKTLETTDRERVIAAFVQLLHTTESRLTLRHAAVRLGRLDPGNKTAIAALRLLIQVTHNESMLLKVILNLSEIDPGNPILIPALVKLTQTTPAQVQILRDAAEGIGEVGAGNEMAIAALIQLMQIAEDRFIPKEQRRHYDEVIHVYAARNLGKIGAGNETAIAALIQLMQKTQFCPDSISSSQFYIYWEVVEALGKIAIGNQTAIATLSQILETTQDVAIRCSAAANLLKIDPGNADAIATLSQILETTENETIRSRAADSLVRTGDRHQLALDALFELVQTSPKDYPPLRAVDSLESIDPSHQLAINALVHLIQNQPNSWLWKAIDCLGRIGGGNEDVIAALIHLIQTTQDESNIRTAAESLGRIDPGNKIASAALIHLIQTTQDESDIWAAAESLGRIDPGNKIAIATLLKLVQTSEEAYWRRQAACSLGEIHASDETAVATLIQFIQTVQDENEDEYFLPRLADSLRRLADSFKRISQTSQLMQVVTALKDYLDEQVLKNCFYRFEACDRIIWHCSQNLTYPDFYKAWHN; this is encoded by the coding sequence GCCGCAGTGGAAAGCAGAGATTCTGCACTGGTTTGGTCGAGAGGATGTGGCAAAGGAGCAAAAAGAAGAGTTTATCAAGGCTCTGGTAGATTTTGACGATAGATGCGGAGATTTTTATCGGTATCGCGCATATTTCCTAGCAGCAGATGCGATCGCTCACTTCAAGGAGTGTAGCTTGGGTGATGCGATTGTCGGACAGTTGCTCAAATGGAGCTATGTCTATTTCAACCAGGACAAACAAGACTGGAAAAAATTTCCCGATCGGCTGGCTGAAGCAGCAAGAAAAACACTGGAAACGACGGACAGAGAACGGGTAATTGCTGCCTTTGTCCAGCTATTGCATACCACTGAGAGTCGGCTTACTCTCCGACACGCGGCTGTTCGATTGGGGAGACTCGATCCGGGGAATAAAACTGCGATCGCTGCCTTAAGGCTGCTGATTCAGGTGACACACAATGAATCGATGCTGTTGAAGGTCATTCTTAACCTGAGCGAAATCGATCCAGGCAATCCCATCTTAATCCCGGCTCTAGTTAAACTGACTCAGACTACTCCAGCCCAAGTGCAGATACTTCGAGATGCGGCTGAGGGAATAGGGGAAGTTGGTGCAGGTAATGAAATGGCGATCGCTGCCTTGATCCAGCTGATGCAGATCGCAGAAGATCGGTTTATTCCTAAAGAACAGCGTCGCCATTATGATGAAGTCATTCATGTGTATGCAGCGAGGAATTTAGGGAAAATAGGCGCAGGCAATGAAACCGCGATCGCTGCTTTGATCCAGCTGATGCAGAAAACGCAGTTTTGTCCAGACAGTATTTCCTCAAGTCAATTTTACATCTATTGGGAAGTGGTTGAGGCTTTGGGAAAAATTGCCATTGGTAATCAAACTGCCATTGCTACTCTATCCCAGATACTAGAAACTACTCAGGATGTAGCGATCCGTTGTAGTGCTGCCGCCAATTTATTGAAGATCGATCCAGGTAATGCAGATGCGATCGCTACTCTATCCCAGATACTAGAAACTACTGAGAATGAAACTATTCGTTCGAGAGCAGCTGACAGTCTAGTACGAACTGGCGATCGCCATCAACTCGCTCTCGATGCTCTATTTGAATTAGTTCAAACCTCTCCAAAGGATTACCCTCCTCTGCGAGCAGTCGATAGCTTGGAAAGCATTGACCCCAGTCATCAACTCGCGATTAATGCCTTGGTTCATCTAATTCAAAATCAGCCTAATTCTTGGCTTTGGAAAGCTATTGATTGCTTAGGACGAATTGGTGGAGGAAATGAAGATGTGATCGCTGCCTTAATTCATTTAATCCAGACTACTCAGGATGAATCTAATATCAGGACTGCGGCTGAAAGCTTAGGGCGAATTGACCCAGGTAATAAAATAGCGAGCGCTGCCTTAATTCATTTAATCCAGACTACTCAGGATGAATCTGATATCTGGGCTGCGGCTGAAAGCTTAGGGCGAATTGATCCAGGTAATAAAATAGCGATCGCTACCTTACTTAAACTCGTTCAAACTTCTGAGGAAGCTTATTGGCGTAGGCAAGCAGCTTGTAGTTTAGGGGAAATTCATGCAAGCGATGAAACGGCAGTTGCGACCCTCATCCAGTTCATTCAAACGGTTCAGGATGAGAATGAAGATGAATACTTCCTCCCGCGTCTAGCTGACAGCCTCCGGCGTCTAGCTGACAGCTTCAAGAGAATTTCCCAAACCAGCCAATTAATGCAAGTTGTTACAGCCTTAAAGGATTATCTAGACGAACAGGTTTTAAAAAACTGTTTTTATCGCTTTGAAGCTTGCGATCGCATCATTTGGCATTGTAGCCAAAATCTGACTTATCCAGATTTCTACAAAGCTTGGCACAATTAA
- a CDS encoding 4-hydroxybenzoate solanesyltransferase, which translates to MLTQQEPQSEPIWLTIIRLLRWDKPEGRLILMIPALWAVFLAAGGTPPLPLVGVVVLGTLATSAAGCVINDLWDRDIDPLVERTRSRPLASRALSVTTGIVVALIAMSCAAVLAFYLNPLTFWLCVAAVPVIVCYPLAKRVFPVPQLVLSIAWGFGVLISWTALTAKLEEPTWILWGATVLWTLGFDTVYAMSDKEDDRRIGINSSALFFGKYAAEAVGVFFVGTAILLEWLGIEMQLHLSFWLALAVATLAWIWQYARISQKDVPKPVYGETFRQNVWIGFIVLAGMIAGSL; encoded by the coding sequence ATGCTGACTCAACAAGAACCCCAATCTGAACCAATATGGCTGACTATCATCCGGCTTTTGAGGTGGGATAAGCCGGAAGGACGATTAATTTTGATGATTCCTGCCCTTTGGGCTGTATTTTTGGCAGCAGGGGGAACACCACCGCTACCGTTGGTTGGCGTGGTCGTGTTGGGTACTCTTGCTACAAGTGCTGCTGGATGCGTTATTAACGATTTGTGGGATCGGGATATCGATCCACTTGTGGAAAGAACGCGATCGCGTCCCCTCGCTTCTCGTGCCTTGTCAGTAACAACTGGTATCGTCGTCGCCTTGATAGCGATGAGTTGCGCTGCTGTTCTCGCCTTTTACCTTAACCCGCTAACTTTCTGGCTGTGCGTCGCCGCAGTTCCGGTTATCGTATGCTACCCCCTGGCCAAGCGCGTCTTCCCGGTGCCACAGCTGGTACTTTCTATCGCCTGGGGTTTTGGCGTTCTGATCAGTTGGACTGCTCTAACGGCCAAGCTAGAAGAACCCACCTGGATTTTATGGGGGGCGACGGTACTTTGGACACTAGGATTTGACACAGTTTACGCCATGAGCGACAAGGAAGACGATCGCAGAATTGGCATTAACTCCAGTGCTTTGTTCTTTGGTAAATACGCCGCCGAAGCTGTGGGCGTTTTCTTTGTTGGCACCGCAATCTTACTAGAATGGCTAGGAATCGAGATGCAACTACATCTGAGTTTTTGGTTAGCCTTGGCTGTTGCTACTTTAGCCTGGATTTGGCAATATGCCCGAATTAGCCAAAAAGATGTCCCCAAACCTGTTTACGGGGAAACTTTCCGCCAAAATGTTTGGATTGGCTTTATTGTACTCGCCGGGATGATTGCCGGATCTCTGTAG
- a CDS encoding Ppx/GppA phosphatase family protein, with amino-acid sequence MNQDRILAAIDLGTNSLHMVVVRIQPSLPAFSIIAREKDTVRLGDRDQKTGDLTPEAMDRAIAALRRFQGVAKSLNAEHTIAVATSAVREAPNGRDFLKHVESELGLFVNLISGQEEARRIYLGVLSGMEFNNQPHIIIDIGGGSTELILGDSHDARSLSSTKVGAVRLTRELVSTDPISNAEFYYLQAYVRGQLERPVEELQAYLQPGELLRLVGTAGTIETLATMQAREQMGMVPTPLTGYQLSLKYLRDLVNRLRKMNNAERAAVPGMSDRRSEIIVAGAIILQEAMTLLGQETLTVCERSLREGVIVDWMLTHGLIEDKLRYQSSVRQRSVIKIAQKYQVNLEYSQRVAEFALSLFDQTKEHLHNWGLEERELLWSAAILHNCGHHVSHSSHHKHSYYLIRNGDLLGYTEAEIEVIANIARYHRKNPPKKKHENYQNLPSKKHRQIVTQLSALLRLAVALDRRQIGAIERLQCEYRPERELHLQLFPTHLEDDCALELWSLDYKKDVFEGEFNVKLVATLEPAAVVAV; translated from the coding sequence ATGAATCAAGATCGGATTCTTGCTGCTATTGACTTGGGTACAAATTCCCTACACATGGTGGTAGTGCGAATTCAACCTAGTCTGCCTGCTTTTAGTATTATTGCCAGAGAAAAAGATACGGTGCGACTGGGCGATCGCGATCAAAAGACGGGCGATCTGACGCCGGAAGCGATGGATCGGGCGATCGCTGCTTTACGCCGCTTCCAGGGAGTTGCTAAAAGTTTGAACGCCGAACATACTATCGCTGTTGCAACTAGCGCAGTGCGCGAAGCCCCCAACGGTCGAGACTTTCTCAAACACGTAGAATCAGAGTTAGGCTTATTTGTAAACCTAATCTCTGGTCAAGAGGAAGCCCGACGAATTTACTTGGGCGTACTTTCGGGGATGGAATTCAACAACCAGCCCCACATTATTATTGACATTGGTGGCGGTTCCACTGAGTTAATTTTAGGGGATAGTCACGACGCGCGAAGTCTCAGCAGCACCAAAGTCGGTGCGGTGCGCCTTACAAGAGAACTTGTCAGCACCGACCCGATCAGCAATGCCGAATTTTATTACCTGCAAGCTTACGTGCGGGGACAGCTAGAACGACCCGTGGAAGAGTTGCAGGCTTACTTGCAGCCGGGGGAATTACTGCGTTTAGTGGGAACAGCTGGCACTATAGAGACTTTAGCAACAATGCAGGCGCGAGAACAGATGGGAATGGTGCCAACGCCCCTAACTGGCTACCAGTTGAGTCTCAAATACCTGCGGGATTTAGTTAATCGTCTGCGAAAGATGAACAACGCCGAACGCGCCGCAGTTCCCGGAATGAGCGATCGCCGCTCAGAAATCATTGTTGCAGGTGCAATAATTTTACAAGAAGCGATGACGCTGCTGGGCCAAGAAACGCTTACGGTTTGCGAACGAAGTCTTCGGGAAGGTGTCATTGTAGACTGGATGCTTACCCACGGTTTAATTGAAGACAAACTGCGCTACCAAAGTTCAGTGCGTCAACGCAGCGTCATCAAAATTGCCCAAAAATATCAAGTCAATTTAGAATACTCTCAGCGAGTAGCAGAATTTGCCCTCAGTTTATTTGACCAAACCAAGGAACATCTCCACAACTGGGGTCTAGAAGAAAGGGAACTGCTTTGGTCTGCCGCAATTTTACACAACTGCGGACACCATGTGAGTCATTCTTCTCACCACAAACACTCCTATTACTTAATTCGTAACGGCGACCTTTTAGGCTATACAGAAGCTGAAATTGAAGTCATCGCCAACATCGCCCGCTATCACCGCAAAAATCCTCCCAAGAAAAAGCACGAAAACTATCAAAATCTCCCCAGCAAAAAGCATCGCCAGATAGTGACTCAACTCAGTGCATTGCTGAGACTAGCAGTTGCTCTTGACCGCAGACAAATTGGTGCTATTGAGCGGTTGCAGTGTGAATATCGCCCGGAACGAGAACTACACTTGCAGCTTTTTCCAACTCATTTAGAGGATGACTGTGCTTTGGAACTCTGGAGTTTAGATTACAAAAAAGACGTGTTTGAAGGGGAGTTTAATGTTAAATTAGTAGCTACTTTAGAGCCTGCTGCTGTTGTGGCGGTCTAG
- a CDS encoding MlaE family lipid ABC transporter permease subunit — protein MSETTQTNSLGVWGQRLLAAIFLGGQVIVHLLTRKIHRRNTLDQMAAVGPESLLIALITAAFVGMVFTIQVAREFINLGAGRAVGGVLALSLTRELAPVLTAVVLAGRVGSAFAAEIGTMRVTEQIDALYMLKTDPIDYLVIPRAIACCLMLPVLTVLSIITGMAGGMLVATNLYHLSETVFLDSARNFLQVWDLCSAAIKAFCFGGLIATIGCSWGLTTTGGAKGVGQSTTTAVVTALLAIFISNFFLTWVMFQGTGSAVLRGA, from the coding sequence TTGAGCGAGACTACGCAAACGAACAGCTTAGGGGTGTGGGGTCAGCGGTTGCTGGCGGCGATTTTCCTGGGGGGACAGGTGATAGTTCACCTACTGACTCGGAAAATCCATCGGCGCAACACCCTCGACCAAATGGCAGCAGTTGGCCCTGAATCTTTGCTAATTGCGCTGATAACTGCCGCTTTTGTCGGCATGGTGTTTACAATTCAGGTGGCAAGAGAGTTTATTAATCTGGGTGCTGGAAGGGCTGTGGGAGGCGTATTGGCGCTTTCTTTGACCCGCGAACTTGCACCCGTACTGACTGCGGTGGTTTTGGCTGGGCGAGTTGGATCAGCCTTCGCTGCGGAAATTGGCACTATGCGGGTCACCGAACAAATCGACGCGCTATATATGCTAAAAACTGACCCGATAGATTACCTGGTGATTCCCCGCGCGATTGCATGCTGCTTGATGCTGCCAGTTTTAACAGTTCTTTCTATCATCACCGGGATGGCTGGGGGAATGCTGGTTGCCACAAATTTATACCATCTTTCCGAAACCGTATTTCTAGATTCTGCCCGGAATTTCCTTCAAGTCTGGGATTTGTGTAGTGCGGCGATTAAAGCATTTTGTTTCGGGGGGCTAATTGCCACAATCGGTTGCAGTTGGGGCTTAACCACCACCGGAGGAGCAAAAGGCGTTGGTCAATCTACCACAACCGCTGTTGTCACAGCTTTACTTGCCATCTTTATTTCTAACTTTTTCTTGACTTGGGTGATGTTTCAGGGAACTGGCAGTGCCGTACTCCGGGGGGCCTGA
- a CDS encoding DUF3119 family protein — protein sequence MPVTTAASSSLPSQTIELSPSYTLPLGLLVVAVPLLLFSPWLASVIAIFGLFLLFQAATIRLQFTPTALDVYRSDKMIRRFPYQEWQNWKIFWTPVPILFYFKEVNSIHFLPMLFDPKMLRTCLEERCPIRN from the coding sequence ATGCCTGTGACTACTGCTGCGTCTTCTTCTTTACCGTCACAAACTATTGAACTGTCACCTAGTTACACACTACCTTTGGGATTGTTAGTAGTTGCGGTTCCATTATTGCTCTTTTCACCTTGGCTGGCAAGCGTGATCGCTATTTTCGGGTTGTTCCTGCTGTTTCAGGCGGCAACAATCCGCTTGCAATTCACCCCAACAGCATTAGATGTTTATCGCTCTGATAAAATGATTCGGCGCTTTCCTTACCAGGAATGGCAAAATTGGAAGATTTTTTGGACACCAGTGCCAATTCTGTTTTACTTCAAAGAAGTTAACAGTATCCACTTTTTGCCGATGTTGTTCGATCCCAAGATGCTAAGGACTTGCCTGGAAGAACGCTGTCCCATTAGGAATTAG
- a CDS encoding DUF3086 domain-containing protein, whose translation MNSDEIHTQEDQEPTVETLDNLDSETGTVVEVPEEDNVELQTATIVEASDDNLEEQTEEQTVIVVEVSGENLEPEMATVAPTTSDVENSIAELEQRVADLQRQEQFLIQEIAAQKAAHNKMLQEQVVQTQTVMNRLMQESLGELEQRKQTLQIAVEQLERRRDRIREEMRRTFAGTSQELAIRVQGFKDYLVGSLQDLVLAAEELQLQKESETPKPVVEESKAAAAPPTNPKFTEQGFQSTSKQIRSILDQYRTRPDYYGPPWQLRRTFEPVHAERVANWFFTQGGRGALRTMGSRLQNILVASAVTSVLNTLYGDRVRALILANSPERLGEWRRGLQDCLGISRADFGPERGIVLFEAAEALVQKADRLVKERQMPLIIIDETEDLINLSLLQFPLWLAFAPDPQQMSPDMRY comes from the coding sequence ATGAATTCAGACGAAATCCATACCCAAGAAGATCAAGAGCCAACTGTTGAGACATTGGATAATTTAGACTCGGAAACAGGAACGGTTGTTGAAGTACCCGAAGAGGACAATGTAGAATTACAAACGGCAACTATTGTTGAAGCATCCGATGACAATTTAGAGGAGCAAACAGAGGAACAAACGGTAATTGTTGTTGAAGTATCCGGCGAGAATTTAGAGCCGGAAATGGCAACCGTTGCGCCCACAACCTCCGATGTCGAGAACTCTATAGCAGAGTTAGAGCAACGAGTAGCCGATCTACAACGCCAAGAACAGTTTTTAATACAGGAAATTGCCGCTCAAAAAGCTGCTCACAATAAAATGCTGCAAGAGCAGGTAGTACAAACTCAAACGGTAATGAATCGCTTAATGCAAGAGTCTTTAGGCGAACTGGAGCAACGCAAACAAACCCTACAAATTGCCGTGGAACAACTGGAACGACGGCGCGATCGCATCCGGGAGGAAATGCGAAGAACTTTTGCTGGCACTTCTCAAGAACTAGCGATTAGAGTGCAAGGCTTTAAAGATTATCTCGTCGGTAGCTTACAGGATTTAGTGCTGGCGGCTGAAGAATTGCAATTACAGAAAGAATCGGAAACGCCAAAGCCAGTTGTTGAAGAGTCAAAAGCGGCCGCTGCACCGCCGACAAATCCTAAATTTACGGAACAGGGTTTTCAATCGACATCGAAACAAATTCGCAGTATTTTAGACCAGTATCGGACGCGACCAGACTATTATGGCCCTCCGTGGCAATTGCGCCGAACTTTTGAACCAGTTCATGCGGAACGAGTTGCTAACTGGTTTTTCACTCAGGGGGGACGAGGCGCACTGCGGACGATGGGAAGCCGCTTGCAAAATATTCTGGTCGCCTCGGCGGTGACTTCTGTGCTAAATACGCTGTATGGCGATCGCGTCCGCGCTTTAATTCTTGCTAACTCTCCCGAACGCCTGGGAGAATGGCGGCGGGGTTTGCAGGACTGTCTGGGCATTTCCCGCGCTGATTTTGGCCCAGAGCGAGGGATTGTTCTATTTGAGGCGGCAGAAGCCCTAGTACAAAAGGCAGATCGACTGGTTAAGGAACGGCAGATGCCTTTGATTATCATTGATGAGACAGAAGACTTGATCAATCTGTCGCTGCTGCAATTTCCTCTGTGGTTAGCTTTTGCGCCCGATCCTCAACAGATGTCCCCTGATATGAGATATTAA
- the plsY gene encoding glycerol-3-phosphate 1-O-acyltransferase PlsY — MMLQYAVSGGLLIAAYLLGSLPTGYLAGRWLKGIDIREQGSGSTGATNVLRTLGKGPAAMVLLIDMLKGIGAIALVYALYTFAPTPLLPATWQPWLVAGTALGALLGHSKSIWLSFRGGKSVATSIGVLLAMSVPVALGTVAVFGVFLAFSRIVSLSSIAGAIAVTLLMILLKQPLPYLLFAIAGGIYVIWLHRGNIERLLAGTEPQLGQKLQQE; from the coding sequence ATGATGCTACAGTACGCTGTCAGTGGAGGATTGTTAATAGCAGCCTATCTACTAGGCTCGCTTCCTACGGGTTATTTGGCGGGACGCTGGCTTAAAGGGATTGATATTCGAGAACAGGGATCGGGTTCGACTGGTGCTACCAATGTGCTGAGGACTTTGGGGAAAGGCCCAGCAGCGATGGTGTTACTGATTGATATGTTAAAGGGGATAGGCGCGATCGCTCTGGTTTACGCCTTGTATACCTTTGCTCCCACGCCTCTTTTACCTGCCACCTGGCAACCTTGGCTAGTCGCTGGCACCGCCTTAGGCGCACTCTTGGGTCACAGCAAATCTATCTGGCTTTCCTTCAGGGGTGGAAAATCAGTTGCCACTAGCATTGGCGTTTTATTAGCCATGTCGGTGCCAGTAGCATTAGGAACTGTGGCGGTATTTGGCGTATTTCTCGCCTTCTCCCGAATAGTTTCCCTCAGTTCCATTGCCGGAGCGATCGCAGTTACTCTGCTGATGATTCTCCTGAAACAGCCCTTACCCTACCTGCTATTTGCGATCGCTGGCGGGATCTACGTTATCTGGCTACACAGGGGCAACATTGAACGCCTACTTGCCGGAACCGAACCTCAATTAGGGCAAAAGTTACAGCAAGAGTAG
- the proC gene encoding pyrroline-5-carboxylate reductase: MSIKFGMIGGGVMGEALLSRLIAQQIYPAEEILVSEPQLHRRDFLAQQYGVQVTADNRAVAASNVLLLAVKPQVFEAVVADLADDERAESPPLVISIMAGVSLSQLEAAFSLSGAIRAMPNTPATVGAGMTALARGKHATNHHLEEAKAIFQAVGEVVEVPESLMDAVTGLSGSGPGYVAIMVEALTDGGVAAGLPRAIASSLALQTVLGTAQLLHESGLHPAELKDRVTSPGGTTIAGIAQLERSGFRSALIEAVVAASRRSQELGK; encoded by the coding sequence TTGTCCATCAAGTTTGGCATGATTGGCGGCGGGGTAATGGGAGAAGCTCTGTTATCTCGCCTGATAGCTCAGCAGATTTATCCGGCTGAGGAGATTTTGGTGAGTGAGCCGCAACTACATCGGCGCGATTTTTTGGCGCAGCAGTACGGCGTACAGGTGACGGCAGACAATCGGGCGGTAGCAGCAAGTAATGTGCTGTTGTTGGCGGTTAAACCGCAGGTGTTTGAGGCGGTGGTGGCAGACTTGGCGGATGACGAGCGTGCCGAATCACCGCCGTTGGTGATTTCAATTATGGCGGGTGTTTCTTTGAGCCAGTTAGAAGCGGCTTTCTCGCTTTCAGGGGCGATCCGCGCCATGCCGAATACTCCGGCGACGGTGGGGGCGGGAATGACTGCTTTAGCACGCGGCAAACACGCCACTAATCACCACCTGGAAGAGGCAAAAGCTATCTTCCAGGCGGTAGGGGAAGTGGTGGAGGTGCCAGAATCCTTAATGGATGCGGTGACTGGGCTTTCGGGTTCAGGCCCCGGATATGTGGCAATTATGGTGGAAGCTCTTACGGATGGGGGTGTCGCTGCTGGGTTGCCAAGAGCGATCGCGTCTTCGTTAGCTCTTCAAACTGTACTGGGTACAGCCCAACTTTTGCACGAATCCGGGCTACATCCCGCCGAGTTGAAAGACCGCGTTACCAGTCCCGGTGGTACTACTATCGCTGGGATCGCACAGTTAGAGCGTTCGGGTTTCCGTTCAGCTTTGATTGAAGCAGTTGTGGCAGCTTCCCGGCGATCGCAGGAGTTGGGAAAATAG
- a CDS encoding cell division protein SepF, with amino-acid sequence MNNIFSKLRDFVGLNEPASYEYDDYEEPDGEEYQNIYQEQHPQQTPEEERRQSRRTRDTRAVVREVEMGSTMNNVIGMPGAVNGISEVVVMEPRSFEEMPQAIQALRERKSVVLNLTIMDPDQAQRAVDFVAGGTYAIDGHQERIGESIFLFTPSCVQVSTQTGVVHEAPQPQVRISRPAAPAPAWSAEQTRMAQ; translated from the coding sequence GTGAATAATATTTTTTCCAAACTGCGAGATTTCGTGGGACTCAACGAGCCTGCCAGTTACGAGTACGATGATTACGAAGAACCAGACGGCGAAGAGTACCAAAACATCTATCAGGAACAGCATCCTCAGCAAACACCAGAGGAAGAACGCCGCCAGAGTCGTCGGACACGGGATACAAGAGCTGTTGTACGAGAAGTAGAAATGGGGTCAACAATGAATAATGTGATTGGGATGCCCGGAGCCGTAAATGGCATTTCTGAAGTGGTAGTGATGGAACCGCGTTCTTTTGAAGAAATGCCCCAGGCGATACAAGCTTTGCGGGAGCGGAAGTCAGTTGTGTTAAACCTGACGATTATGGACCCAGATCAGGCGCAACGAGCTGTGGATTTTGTTGCTGGAGGCACCTACGCCATTGATGGACATCAAGAGCGAATTGGCGAAAGTATTTTTCTGTTTACACCAAGCTGTGTTCAGGTAAGTACCCAGACGGGCGTAGTTCACGAAGCTCCCCAACCGCAAGTCCGCATTTCTCGTCCCGCAGCTCCCGCTCCAGCTTGGTCAGCAGAACAGACGCGGATGGCGCAGTAA
- a CDS encoding YggS family pyridoxal phosphate-dependent enzyme gives MTGDLAQRIVKIRQQLPESVRLIAVTKQVSVDAMREAYAAGLRDFGESRTPEAELKQAELQDLPDITWHLIGHLQSNKARKALELFQWIHSVDSLKLAQRLNQLANELSLSPQVCLQVKILPDPNKYGWSVPELLADLPALNQCYNLQIQGLMTIPPFALKPPEIRSVFESTSELADKIGQQNWSNIQMQQLSMGMSDDYPLAVEAGATMVRLGRIIFGERNP, from the coding sequence ATGACCGGAGACTTAGCGCAACGAATTGTCAAGATTCGTCAACAATTACCAGAATCTGTTCGCCTGATCGCCGTCACTAAACAAGTGTCGGTAGATGCCATGCGGGAAGCTTATGCTGCTGGATTAAGAGATTTTGGCGAAAGTCGCACACCAGAAGCCGAACTAAAACAAGCCGAACTCCAAGACTTACCAGACATCACCTGGCATCTAATAGGACATCTCCAGAGCAATAAAGCCCGAAAAGCCCTAGAGTTATTTCAGTGGATTCACTCCGTGGATAGCTTAAAATTAGCCCAGCGACTCAATCAACTGGCTAACGAGCTGTCCTTGTCGCCACAAGTCTGCCTGCAAGTCAAAATTCTGCCTGATCCCAACAAGTATGGCTGGAGTGTTCCCGAACTGCTTGCCGATTTACCAGCCCTAAATCAGTGCTACAATCTGCAAATTCAAGGTTTGATGACAATTCCGCCTTTCGCACTAAAGCCGCCAGAAATTCGCTCAGTATTTGAGAGTACCAGCGAATTAGCTGATAAAATCGGGCAACAAAACTGGTCAAATATTCAAATGCAGCAGCTATCGATGGGGATGTCAGATGATTACCCTCTAGCTGTGGAAGCTGGGGCGACGATGGTGCGTTTGGGGAGAATTATTTTTGGCGAACGGAATCCTTGA
- the pipX gene encoding transcriptional coactivator PipX, translating into MSTETYLNHPTFGLLYRVCLLEDNQELFTTLYAQRLFFLVNTTPTGIKFEPIGRNDARLMVENRMRMLRRSSQLQEYDKLQVIHKQTFC; encoded by the coding sequence ATGAGTACCGAAACCTATCTGAATCACCCAACATTTGGTTTACTTTACAGAGTCTGTTTACTGGAAGACAACCAGGAACTATTCACCACCCTGTATGCACAGCGTCTATTTTTTTTGGTCAACACCACACCCACGGGAATTAAGTTTGAACCAATTGGTCGCAACGATGCTCGTCTTATGGTAGAAAACCGTATGCGGATGCTCCGTCGCAGCAGTCAATTACAGGAGTACGATAAGCTTCAGGTTATTCACAAGCAAACATTTTGCTAA